The following are from one region of the Amycolatopsis sp. QT-25 genome:
- a CDS encoding tryptophan 2,3-dioxygenase family protein, with the protein MNDTQAALSYTSYLSLNELLDAQHLRSDEHDELLFIVIHQVYELWFKQVLHEALYLQKQLEAGNTAHSIRTLRRILTIFKVVVAQIDVLETMTPSQFTSFRARLDASSGFQSAQFRVLEAVLGRRDERVFAHYPEGGEQRAQISDAMSRPSLFDSFVTYLAVKEYDVPTGRDVTQPLEPSPALQEVLLRVYRDDTGPSVVAEHLVDLDEGMQEWRYRHVKMVERTIGDKTGTGGSSGAHYLRSTLFSPMFPDLWAVRSRL; encoded by the coding sequence GTGAACGACACGCAGGCCGCATTGAGTTACACGTCCTACCTTTCGCTGAACGAATTGCTGGACGCGCAGCATCTCCGCTCCGACGAACACGACGAGTTGCTCTTCATCGTCATCCACCAAGTGTATGAACTTTGGTTCAAACAAGTTCTCCACGAAGCGCTTTATCTGCAAAAGCAGCTCGAAGCGGGTAACACCGCTCACTCCATCCGCACACTGAGGCGGATTCTGACTATCTTCAAGGTGGTGGTCGCGCAGATAGACGTGCTCGAGACGATGACTCCGAGCCAGTTCACCAGTTTCCGCGCGCGACTCGACGCTTCGAGCGGGTTCCAGTCGGCTCAATTCCGCGTTTTGGAGGCCGTTCTCGGCCGCCGGGACGAGCGGGTTTTCGCGCATTACCCCGAAGGTGGTGAACAGCGCGCCCAGATCTCGGACGCGATGTCACGGCCGTCGCTCTTCGATTCCTTCGTCACCTACCTCGCGGTGAAGGAGTACGACGTCCCGACCGGGCGCGATGTCACCCAGCCACTCGAACCCTCTCCGGCGCTCCAAGAGGTTCTGTTGCGGGTCTACCGCGACGACACCGGGCCGTCCGTCGTGGCGGAGCACCTGGTCGATCTGGACGAAGGGATGCAGGAGTGGCGGTATCGGCACGTGAAGATGGTCGAGCGGACCATCGGAGACAAGACCGGGACGGGGGGCTCGTCGGGCGCGCACTACCTGCGTTCGACGCTTTTCTCCCCGATGTTCCCGGACCTCTGGGCGGTGCGGAGCAGGCTTTGA
- a CDS encoding DUF5302 domain-containing protein has product MTEPAPSPADGEEDDTKRKFREALERKQAQARSGSAHENAGGKNLHAHGPAANKRTFRRKSG; this is encoded by the coding sequence ATGACTGAACCCGCACCGTCCCCGGCGGATGGCGAAGAGGACGACACGAAGCGCAAGTTCCGCGAGGCCCTGGAGCGCAAGCAGGCCCAGGCCCGCTCCGGCTCGGCGCACGAGAACGCCGGCGGCAAGAACCTGCACGCCCACGGCCCGGCCGCGAACAAGCGCACCTTCCGCCGGAAGAGCGGCTGA
- a CDS encoding kynureninase encodes MTNLDDLRRDPNALAAHYTEFGVADRILLTGHSHQAWPDVAREGLLEAFSDAAEEVDTKWDRAFAKADEMRAGFRALLGDPHGAIALGASTHDLVLRFLSAMELPRRPRLVTTDGEFHTLRRQLARLAEEGVEVVRVPATPVTTLAERVAAEVTEDTAAVFVSAVLFETSRLVPGLAHLADVCLAKSVDLVVDAYHALGVVPFPLHDLGLTNAWVLGGGYKYLQLGEGNCFLRMPAHAQELRPVVTGWYAEFGALADERRPGRVAYAHGSDRFAGATYDVTSHYRGARVFRFFAEHGLTPEFLREVSRHQIGFLAEGFDELGLPEDVITRDRGTPLDRIGGFLSLKCADAGALRATLAERGVRTDSRGQYLRFGPAPYLSDRQLDSALRILREVVDG; translated from the coding sequence TTGACGAATCTCGACGACCTCCGCCGCGACCCCAACGCGCTCGCGGCGCACTATACGGAATTCGGTGTGGCGGACCGGATCCTGTTGACCGGGCACTCGCATCAAGCCTGGCCCGACGTCGCGCGGGAGGGCCTTCTCGAGGCCTTCTCCGACGCGGCCGAAGAGGTCGACACGAAGTGGGACCGGGCGTTCGCGAAGGCCGACGAGATGCGGGCGGGGTTCCGGGCGCTGCTCGGTGACCCGCACGGCGCCATCGCGCTCGGTGCCAGCACCCACGATCTGGTGCTCCGGTTCCTTTCGGCGATGGAACTCCCGCGCCGCCCGCGGCTGGTCACCACCGACGGGGAGTTCCACACGCTGCGCCGTCAGCTGGCACGGCTGGCCGAGGAAGGCGTCGAGGTCGTCCGCGTCCCCGCGACGCCGGTCACCACGCTGGCCGAACGAGTCGCCGCCGAGGTCACCGAAGACACCGCCGCCGTGTTCGTCTCGGCCGTGCTGTTCGAGACCTCCCGGCTCGTGCCGGGCCTGGCGCATCTCGCCGACGTCTGCCTCGCGAAGTCGGTGGACCTCGTCGTCGACGCCTACCACGCGCTCGGCGTCGTCCCGTTCCCGCTGCACGACCTCGGGCTCACCAACGCCTGGGTGCTCGGCGGCGGTTACAAGTACCTCCAGCTCGGCGAGGGCAACTGCTTCCTGCGCATGCCCGCGCACGCGCAGGAACTGCGGCCGGTCGTCACCGGCTGGTACGCCGAGTTCGGCGCGCTCGCGGACGAGCGCCGGCCCGGCCGGGTGGCGTACGCCCACGGATCGGACAGGTTCGCCGGAGCGACCTACGACGTGACGAGCCACTACCGGGGCGCTCGCGTCTTCCGGTTCTTCGCCGAGCACGGGCTGACGCCCGAGTTCCTGCGGGAGGTCTCGCGGCACCAGATCGGTTTCCTCGCCGAGGGCTTCGACGAGCTCGGCCTGCCCGAGGACGTCATCACGCGTGACCGCGGGACACCGCTGGACCGGATCGGCGGCTTCCTGTCGCTGAAGTGCGCCGACGCCGGCGCGCTGCGGGCCACGCTCGCCGAACGCGGCGTCCGGACCGACAGCCGCGGGCAGTACCTGAGGTTCGGACCGGCGCCGTACCTGTCCGATCGTCAGCTCGACTCCGCGCTGCGGATCCTCCGAGAGGTCGTCGACGGCTGA
- a CDS encoding Glu/Leu/Phe/Val dehydrogenase dimerization domain-containing protein produces MTEVFGQGTGHEQVVFCQDQATGLRAIIGIYSTALGPSLGGTRFYPYESEEAALADVLALSKGMAYKNALAGLDLGGGKAVIIGDPQKHKTEALLRAFGRFVQSLGGRYITACDVGTYVQDMDIVARESEFVTGRSPENGGAGDSSVLTAFGTYQGMRASADAVWGVPDLAGRKVGVAGVGKVGHILVGHLIEAGAQVVVTDVSPAAIERTRAAYPGVEVVEGLDTLIRTELDVFAPCALGGVLTDETVGELRSKIVCGAANNQLAHPGIGKELDDRGILFAPDYLVNAGGVIQVDDERRGFDFARAKRKTTAIFDTTKAVFALAKADGVPPATAADRLAERRMAEVGGLRSILTV; encoded by the coding sequence GTGACCGAAGTGTTCGGCCAGGGTACCGGCCATGAACAGGTCGTCTTCTGCCAAGACCAGGCCACCGGCCTGAGGGCCATCATCGGGATCTACTCGACGGCGCTGGGTCCGTCGCTCGGCGGAACCCGGTTCTACCCCTACGAGTCCGAGGAAGCCGCGCTCGCGGACGTCCTCGCGCTGTCGAAGGGGATGGCTTACAAGAACGCGCTCGCCGGGCTCGACCTCGGCGGCGGCAAGGCCGTCATCATCGGCGACCCCCAGAAGCACAAGACCGAAGCGCTGCTTCGCGCCTTCGGCCGGTTCGTCCAGTCGCTGGGCGGCCGCTACATCACCGCCTGCGACGTCGGCACCTACGTGCAGGACATGGACATCGTCGCCCGTGAATCGGAGTTCGTCACGGGCCGTTCGCCGGAGAACGGCGGCGCCGGCGACTCCTCGGTGCTCACCGCCTTCGGTACCTACCAGGGCATGCGTGCCTCCGCGGACGCCGTCTGGGGCGTCCCGGACCTCGCGGGCCGCAAGGTCGGCGTCGCCGGGGTCGGCAAGGTCGGGCACATCCTGGTCGGGCATCTGATCGAGGCGGGCGCGCAGGTGGTCGTCACCGACGTGTCGCCCGCGGCGATCGAACGCACCCGCGCGGCGTATCCCGGGGTCGAGGTCGTCGAAGGCCTCGACACGCTGATCCGCACCGAACTCGACGTCTTCGCACCGTGCGCGCTGGGCGGGGTGCTCACCGACGAGACCGTCGGTGAGCTCCGGTCCAAGATCGTCTGCGGCGCGGCCAACAACCAGCTCGCGCATCCGGGCATCGGCAAGGAACTCGACGACCGCGGCATCCTCTTCGCGCCGGACTACCTGGTCAACGCCGGCGGCGTGATCCAGGTCGACGACGAGCGGCGCGGCTTCGACTTCGCGCGGGCCAAGCGCAAGACGACGGCCATCTTCGACACCACCAAGGCGGTGTTCGCGCTGGCCAAGGCCGACGGGGTCCCGCCGGCGACGGCGGCCGACAGGCTGGCCGAGCGCCGGATGGCCGAGGTCGGCGGACTGCGGTCGATCCTGACGGTGTAG